The sequence GGAGGACCAGCCGGAGCACGTGGTGCTCAGCGAGGTCTACGCCGACCAGGCCGCGGCGGACGCGCACAAGCAGACCGAGCACTACGCGCGCTGGCGCGACGCGGTGGCGCCGATGATGGCGGCCCCGCGCGCCTCGACGCGGTTCGCCGCCGCCTTCCCGGAGGCGGACGGCTGGTGAGCGGGTTCGATCTCGCCCTGCCCGGCCGGGTGATGTTCGGCCCGGGCCGGGCCGGCGAACTCGCCGGGCTGCTGCCGGCGATGGGGTCCCGGCTGCTGCTGTGCACCGGCCGGGACCCGTCCCGGCACCGTGACCTGCTGGGCGGGCTGGAACCGGTCGCCGTCGTGACCGCCGCCGGCGAGCCCACCGTCGACGACCTGCGCTCGGCGACCGAGCGGGCCCGCGCCGCCGGCGCCGACCTGGTCGTCGCGATCGGCGGGGGCAGCGTCCTGGACCTGGGCAAGGCGGTGGCGGTGCTGCTCGGCAACGGCACGGACCCGCTGGACCATCTGGAGATCGTCGGCCGCGGCGTGCCCGTCGAGCGGCCGGCGGCGCCGTTCGTCGCGGTGCCCACCACCGCGGGCACCGGCGCCGAAGCCACGGCGAACGCGGTGTTCCGGGTACCGGACCGCGGTCTCAAGGTCAGCATCCGCAGCCGGCACATGCTGCCCGCGGTGGCCCTGGTCGACCCGCTGCTCACGCTGACCTGCCCGCCGCCGGTGACCGCCAGCAGCGGGCTGGACGCGCTGACCCAGTGCCTGGAGCCGTACGTCTCGCCGAAGGCGACGCCCGCCACCGACGCCGTCGCGGCCGAGGGTCTGCGCCGCGGCGCCGCGGCGCTGCGACGCGCCTACGAGCACGGCGACGACCACGCCGCCCGCGAGGACATGGCGCTGTGCAGCCTCTTCGGCGGCATCGCGCTGGCCAACGCCAAGCTGGGCGCGGTGCACGGGCTCGCCGGTGTCATCGGCGGGATGGTCGACGCGCCGCACGGCATGGTCTGCGCCGCGCTGCTCGCCCCCGTCGTCGAGGCGAACGTCCAGGCACTTCGCGAGCGCGACCCAGCCTCGCCGGCGCTGGCCCGGTACGCCCACGTGGCCCGGCTGCTGACCGGCAGCCCGGACGCCACCGTCGCCGACGCGGTGGACTGGCTGCGGGGGACCGTCGCCGCGCTGCGGGTCCGGCCGCTGAGCGCGGCGGGGCTGCGGCCGGAGCTCTTCGCCGAGGTCGCCGCCAAGGCCGCCGGGTCCAGCAGCATGCAGGGCAACCCGGTGCCGCTGAGCGAACCGGAGCTGACCGCGGTGCTGCGCGCGGCCCACTGACCCGCCCCGCCGGGCGGCCGGAAGCCCGCCGCCCGCCATCCGGCGCCGCTCAGCGGTAGATGCCGCGGACGAACGCCCGGTCCTGGGCCGACAGCTCGATGTTCTCCGGGAACGTCATCGCGTCCAGCGTCCAGCTGGGCGGGAACGCGTAGAGCATCACCGAGTCCGGATCGAACGCCGTGAACTGGGTCTGCTCCGACCGGTACCGCGCGAACACGTTGTCGGCGACCTCCTGCGGCGTCCAGAAGTTCGGGGGGCCGGCCAGGGCCGCCAGCACGTGCGGCCGGTTCCAGCGGATCCCCGCCGACGGGCTGGAATGCTCGTGGATCAGGCCGATGGCGTGGCCGAACTCGTGCCGGGCGAGCTGGGCGATGCGTGCCGGCGCCGCCCCGGGCGCCTCGCCGAGGCACATGGTGGGCGCACCGGCCGGGAACATCTCGGTCTCCCGGCTCAGCGTGCCCAGCGCCGACCAGTTGCCGGCGCCCGCGAAGGTGACCCGGATGTCCGCCCCACCCGAGGTGACGACGGTGAACGACAGGGCGGTGCCGGCGGTCCAGTCCGCCGCGGCGGCCATCACCCGCTCGCGCAGGTCGCGCGGTCCGTCCAGGAAACGTACCCGCAGGTCGCCGCCCGCGGTCCAGAAGTGGCCGGACAGGCCCGCGGCCTCCTCGGCGTGGCCGGCCCGCCGGTCCAGCCGGTCCTGCAGCGCGACACCCGGGACACGATCGACACAGATGAAGGACACGAAGTCTCCTCTCAGAAATCGGTGAGCAGGTCGAAGTCGAAACGGCGTGCGGTCAGATCGGCGTGGATCGCCTGGACCGGTACGGCGGTGTTGCACGCCGCCGGGCCGGAGTCCGCTGCCCCCGCCCGGTGCACGGCGATCAGCCGGAAGTGGTCCACGTCGTAGCAGGGCGAGCCGGAGGAGCCGGTCATCGTGTTGACCCGGTGGGTCAGCCGGGTGCCGGCCCCGTCGACGCCGAGCACGTCGCCGAACGCCTGCTTGAGCATCACCCCGCGGGGATGCTGCAGGATCACCAGGCGCATACCGCGGCTCGGCCGGGCGATCGCGGCGCCGGACGGGCAGAGCCAGCCGCGGCGCTCACCGGTGGGCAGCTCGTCGTAGCCGGGCACGCCGTCCAGCCGGGCCAGGACGTAGTCCAGCTCCTCCGGCGGGCTCGCGGCGAGCCGCCAGTCCACCGCCAGGCGAAGCGGCGCCCGGCGGGTGAAGCGGGCGTCGCCGTGCTCGTGCAGGTCGAACGTGAACGCCACCCGGGCCGGCGAGCCCGGTTCGTCGAGCACGTCGCGCAGCACGTGGTAGTTGGTCAGCACGATGTGCGGACCGACCAGGAAACCGGTGCCCGCCGACCGCCGCGAGCCCGAGGTCACGTCGATCTGGCACACCTGCGGACAGGCACGTACCAGCCGGGCGGCGAAGGCGAACGGGTCGGACAGCCCGTTCGCCTCGTCGACCATCGACTCCTGGTCGAACCGCGGCATCACCGGGTCCAGGGCCGGCTCCCGGGGGTGGGCGAAACGCACGGCGGTCAGCAGGTCGGTGAGCCAGCCGTACGCCCGTGCCGTCCGGATGACCTCGTCGACGACCCACCGCATGTCGGCCGGCGGCGAGATGTGGAACAGCTCCAGCCTCAGGTCGTCGGCCAGCAGCAGCTCCAGATCCTCGTAGCGGGGGCAGGCGGCGTGGACGGCGCGGACGATCGCCGCCTCGTCGTAGCCGGACCGCTGGACGTCGCGGACCACCGGGCCGGCCGGCCGCTCCCAGGTCAGGTGGACCGGCCCGCGCGGCAGCCGCGTCGTCGGGTCCTGCACGACGCGGCCGTTGAGCCGCACCGGCAGCGCGGCCGGGTCCCCGGTCCGGTAGTACCAGCGGCCCCGCCGGGACACGAAGTGGCCGAGCTCGCCGGCGCCGCAGCGCCGGCGCGTCGGCACGAGCCCGTCCCGCTGCCGGGTCAGGTACCAGACGTCCGCCTCGGCCAGGCGGTGGCTGACGCCGTCGATCCGCAGCAGCAGGTCCGTCATCGCAGGCTCATCCCGGCCAGCAGGCCGATCAGCAGCAGCGCCACCGCGGTCACGGTCAGCACGAGCAGCCGGGCCGGACCGAGCGGCTGCCGGTGGGCCGTGCGCGACAGGCCCCCGTCGCGCATCCAGCCGTCCAGGCCGGGCATCCGGCACTCGTCGTAGAGCGGCGGCTCGCTCCCCAGCACGTCGCCGGGCCGGCCGCCCCGCCAGGCGTCGCCCAGCAGCCGCCAGATCGCGTCCGCCTCGTCGCCGAGGGTCATCCTCCGGGCGGCGCAGAGGAAGGCGGCGGTCTCCCGCCCGACCATCCGGACCAGCTCCGGATCGTGGTCGTCGATGTCCACCACCTCGGCGTCGAACAGGCCGCAGATGATCGCGTGCGCCAGGCGGGCGAAGTCGGTGGCCGCGGTCGGATCGTCCACGTCGCCGACGACGTCGCGGACGTCCTCCGGGGCGGCGTTGCGCGGCAGCACGGGCGCCCAGTGCTCGCCGACCATGGAGTCGCAGTCGACCAGGTGGATCCCGTCGCCGGCCGCGGCCACCAGGACGTTCGGCGCGGCCAGGTCGTTGACCACGACGCCGCGGTCGTGGAACCAGGTGACCGCGGCGATCAGATGGCCGAAGGCGGTCCGTTTCACCCGTTCGTCGCCGGCCAGCATGTCCAGCGAACGGGGCTTGCCGCCGGTGATGAAACCGGTGGGCGCGAGCGGCACGAGCAGCCCGACGAGCCGGCTGCCGTCGTACACCATCGCCTGCGGCCAGGCGGCGATCCCGCGCAGCGCGGCCCGGTCGGCGGCCGGCAGGTTCCGCCCCCAGCGGATCAGCCTGGTCAGCTCCGCCGCCGAGGCGCTGTCCTGGTAGCGCTTGAAGACGACGGCGCGACCGCGGTACTCGACGTGTTCGACGGTGGCCGTGCCGCCGTCGTCGATGGTCAGCGCACGCTCGGCCAGCGGCCGCAACTCGGCCAGCGCGACCGCGATCGGCACCGGCCGCACGTCAGCTCACCCACACCGCGACGACGCCACGGTCGTCCTCGTCGTCGTTCTCCGGATGCGCGACCAGGTGCGCCAGACCCATCGGCGACGTCGTACGGCGTAGCCGCTCGGCCAGCAGCCACGGCGAACGGCCGGCCGTCGAGTCGATCCGGCAGGCGAACCCGTCGGTGGCCAGCAGCAGCATCCCGCCGGGCGGGACCCGCTCGGTACGGCTGCGCGGCCGGCAGAACGTCGGCAGGTCGCGGGTGGCGTTCTCCTCCTCGGCCGGGTCGCGCTCGTGGTGCAGCGCCCGCCACCGGCCGGCGCTGAGCACCCAGGCCTCCGAGTCGCCGACGCCGTGCACGGTCACCCGGGCGCCGTGGGCGTCCGGCACCACCTCGGCGACCACGAGCGTCGTCCCGCCGTCCACCCCCGCCTCCGGGCCGAAGCTGCGGCGCAGCCCGGCGGCGACCGCGCCGAACAACCGGTCGCCGATGTGTGCGAACGGCCGGTCGTCCCCGCGCGTACGGCACAGTTGCAGCGCCGCGGTCACCGCGTGCACGGCGTACGCCCCGGACCTCGGCAGCGAGCCCAGCCCGTCGGCGACCGCGACGAACAGCACGCCCATCGTGTCGTCCCAGGCGGCCCCGGCCGCGTCCTGCCCCTCGTCGCCG is a genomic window of Actinoplanes teichomyceticus ATCC 31121 containing:
- a CDS encoding putative quinol monooxygenase translates to MLVVHVHVQVKPQDLPAFLAETRRNAAASLREPGVRRFDVLQREDQPEHVVLSEVYADQAAADAHKQTEHYARWRDAVAPMMAAPRASTRFAAAFPEADGW
- a CDS encoding iron-containing alcohol dehydrogenase; translated protein: MSGFDLALPGRVMFGPGRAGELAGLLPAMGSRLLLCTGRDPSRHRDLLGGLEPVAVVTAAGEPTVDDLRSATERARAAGADLVVAIGGGSVLDLGKAVAVLLGNGTDPLDHLEIVGRGVPVERPAAPFVAVPTTAGTGAEATANAVFRVPDRGLKVSIRSRHMLPAVALVDPLLTLTCPPPVTASSGLDALTQCLEPYVSPKATPATDAVAAEGLRRGAAALRRAYEHGDDHAAREDMALCSLFGGIALANAKLGAVHGLAGVIGGMVDAPHGMVCAALLAPVVEANVQALRERDPASPALARYAHVARLLTGSPDATVADAVDWLRGTVAALRVRPLSAAGLRPELFAEVAAKAAGSSSMQGNPVPLSEPELTAVLRAAH
- a CDS encoding trypsin-like serine peptidase; this encodes MTDLLLRIDGVSHRLAEADVWYLTRQRDGLVPTRRRCGAGELGHFVSRRGRWYYRTGDPAALPVRLNGRVVQDPTTRLPRGPVHLTWERPAGPVVRDVQRSGYDEAAIVRAVHAACPRYEDLELLLADDLRLELFHISPPADMRWVVDEVIRTARAYGWLTDLLTAVRFAHPREPALDPVMPRFDQESMVDEANGLSDPFAFAARLVRACPQVCQIDVTSGSRRSAGTGFLVGPHIVLTNYHVLRDVLDEPGSPARVAFTFDLHEHGDARFTRRAPLRLAVDWRLAASPPEELDYVLARLDGVPGYDELPTGERRGWLCPSGAAIARPSRGMRLVILQHPRGVMLKQAFGDVLGVDGAGTRLTHRVNTMTGSSGSPCYDVDHFRLIAVHRAGAADSGPAACNTAVPVQAIHADLTARRFDFDLLTDF
- a CDS encoding protein phosphatase 2C domain-containing protein, whose product is MDGADLLAPTAAAAALMLWLLLFLPLLWEQYRGGGAGQPPRPSRRPALPPLPPPAAALPLPERAVVDCRWYGSVFGGLCRPEPGRHSLQVRGVAWRGETHVEAGDEGQDAAGAAWDDTMGVLFVAVADGLGSLPRSGAYAVHAVTAALQLCRTRGDDRPFAHIGDRLFGAVAAGLRRSFGPEAGVDGGTTLVVAEVVPDAHGARVTVHGVGDSEAWVLSAGRWRALHHERDPAEEENATRDLPTFCRPRSRTERVPPGGMLLLATDGFACRIDSTAGRSPWLLAERLRRTTSPMGLAHLVAHPENDDEDDRGVVAVWVS